A region from the Insulibacter thermoxylanivorax genome encodes:
- a CDS encoding metal-sulfur cluster assembly factor: protein MEKHITEETIIELLKEVYDPELGINIVDLGLIYEVKINGGHVYVRMTLTTPGCPMHTAIVGGVHRALEGEPGIQSVDVHLVWEPRWTPDRMTPEGREALGYF, encoded by the coding sequence ATGGAGAAGCACATTACTGAAGAAACCATTATCGAACTGCTTAAAGAGGTCTATGACCCGGAACTCGGGATTAATATCGTCGATCTAGGACTCATCTATGAAGTGAAGATCAATGGCGGCCATGTGTATGTACGGATGACCTTAACGACTCCCGGCTGTCCGATGCATACGGCGATCGTAGGCGGCGTCCACCGTGCATTGGAAGGCGAGCCCGGGATCCAATCCGTGGATGTGCATCTCGTATGGGAACCGCGCTGGACGCCGGATCGGATGACGCCGGAGGGAAGAGAAGCGCTTGGTTATTTTTAA